Within the Deltaproteobacteria bacterium genome, the region GGAAAGGGTCCTCTCCCGTACCTCTTCCACAGAGGGGGGGGTTGAGGGGAGATAGGATATCTCCACAGAGAGGGAGCTGGCCCCCTTCGGGGCCATACGGGGGGAGAGATTGCTGGGAAAACCCACCCGGTAAAAGGGGTATGGAGGCTCAGGGTAATAGATCCAGTGATAATCAGATACCCGGGCCCTCTTCACACCCAGGTTGATGTTGAGGACGGAGACGTATCGGAGGCGACCCCCCAGATCGTTTATCTCCTCAGGGAGGGATGCGATGCGGCGCACGAGCTCATTCAGAGGGAGGGAGGAGATCAAGGCATGGTAGGCTACTTCACTTCCATCCTTAAACCTTACCATCCTCTTCTCTATGTCGATGGATTTGGCCTCTTTACCGAGGTGAACATCCCCGACCTTGGGCAGGAAGGCCTGAGGGAGGGCCTTTATCCCCCCTTGGATGGGATAGAGAAACTCTTGATTATAGCCAAACCCCTTGAGGTTGATTCCTAAGGCTCCATCGATCACCTCTTCGAGAGTTGGGCAAGGAACAAATCTCTCAACCCACTCCAAGGAGATCTCCTGCAGGGGGATCCTCCAGAGCTTTTCATTGTAAGGGATCATAAAGTATTTGGCGATCCCCGGGCCAAAGGCCTGATAGATCCAACTAAGGAAGTCATCCCCTCCTTTTGCTTTATCACAGTAAGCTCGGATATATCCGA harbors:
- a CDS encoding FAD-dependent oxidoreductase, which gives rise to MIIILGAGLSGLSAAFHLKGREYQIFEGEGEVGGLCRSVVQDGFTFDYTGHLLHLHHPYTQGLLEELLPDLFARHQRRAAIYLGGRYIPYPFQANLWALPKQMIRECLLGYIRAYCDKAKGGDDFLSWIYQAFGPGIAKYFMIPYNEKLWRIPLQEISLEWVERFVPCPTLEEVIDGALGINLKGFGYNQEFLYPIQGGIKALPQAFLPKVGDVHLGKEAKSIDIEKRMVRFKDGSEVAYHALISSLPLNELVRRIASLPEEINDLGGRLRYVSVLNINLGVKRARVSDYHWIYYPEPPYPFYRVGFPSNLSPRMAPKGASSLSVEISYLPSTPPSVEEVRERTLSALISCGILRDDDEVLAEKVLMIKHAYVIYDPFRRQHLPRIFQYLRSQHIYPIGRYGHWGYATMEETLLQGRDVAKDLL